One Melanotaenia boesemani isolate fMelBoe1 chromosome 8, fMelBoe1.pri, whole genome shotgun sequence DNA segment encodes these proteins:
- the LOC121644609 gene encoding excitatory amino acid transporter 1-like — MKYMLSSSEDMPEIDFIEVVEPVGKKHDAAAVQSGSNIWTFLKRNAFVILTMAAVAIGVGLGFGLRHINMSVREIKYLTFPGELLMRILQMLVLPLIISSLITGMANVDRKAYGRIGLRAFSYYMLTTIMAAFTGITLAILIQPGKSSRHSSESSGGEAEAVQSVDAFLDLIRNMFPSNLVEACFRKYKTAYSSSNSSEKHLNEVNTTENTPIPGTSDGINVLGLLVFSMAFGLILSSMETQGKPLRDFFDCLNQAIMLLVNTVIWYSPVGILFLLAGQVVKMTDGAAIGHDIAMYTLTVMIGLMIHSLFTLPLIYVTVTRKNPLRFMGGFLQALATAFGTSSSSATLPVTLHCMEENHNMDKQVTRFMLPLGATMNMDGAALYEAVAALFIAQVNNMDFNLGQIIILSLIVTAASTGAAGIPQAGMVSMVIVLASAGLPTEDISLLMIVDWILDRLRTATNVLGDCIGVGVVQHLSSNELQQSSRT; from the exons ATGAAGTACATGCTTTCAAGCTCTGAAGACATGCCTGAGATTGACTTCATTGAGGTTGTAGAGCCAGTAGGAAAAAAACACGATGCTGCTGCTGTCCAAAGTGGATCTAACATTTGGACTTTCCTCAAAAGAAATGCTTTTGTCATTCTCACAATGGCTGCTGTTGCGATAG GAGTTGGCCTGGGCTTTGGTCTGCGACACATTAACATGTCAGTCagggaaattaaatatttaacgtTTCCTGGAGAATTGCTGATGAGAATTCTGCAGATGCTGGTGCTTCCTCTCATCATTTCCAGTCTGATtacag GCATGGCAAATGTAGACCGAAAGGCTTATGGGAGAATCGGTCTTAGGGCCTTTAGCTATTACATGCTTACCACTATCATGGCTGCATTCACTGGCATTACTCTGGCTATCCTTATCCAGCCTGGAAAATCATCCAGGCATAGCTCAGAGTCCTCTGGTGGTGAAGCAGAGGCTGTGCAGAGTGTGGATGCTTTCCTGGATCTGATCAG AAACATGTTCCCCTCAAATCTGGTGGAAGCTTGTTTCAGAAAG TATAAAACAGCTTACTCCAGCAGTAACTCTTCAGAAAAGCATCTCAATGAAGTCAATACGACTGAAAATA CACCAATTCCTGGGACCTCAGATGGCATCAATGTTTTGGGGCTGTTAGTCTTCTCCATGGCATTTGGCCTCATCCTGAGCAGTATGGAGACACAGGGAAAGCCTTTGAGGGATTTCTTTGACTGCCTGAATCAAGCTATCATGCTTCTGGTTAACACAGTCATCTG GTATTCACCAGTGGGAATTCTCTTCCTGCTGGCAGGACAGGTTGTGAAGATGACAGATGGAGCAGCGATTGGTCATGACATTGCCATGTATACTCTCACTGTGATGATTGGCCTCATGATCCACAGCCTCTTCACCTTGCCCCTCATCTATGTCACAGTGACACGAAAAAATCCTTTGAGGTTTATGGGAGGTTTCCTGCAGGCTCTTGCTACTGCCTTTGGGACATCATCCAG CTCTGCAACTCTTCCTGTTACCTTGCATTGTATGGAGGAGAATCACAACATGGACAAACAAGTGACACGCTTCATGCTCCCTTTAGGAGCAACAATGAACATGGATGGCGCAGCCCTCTATGAAGCAGTAGCTGCTTTATTCATAGCCCAGGTTAATAACATGGATTTTAACCTTGGACAAATCATTATCCTCAG TTTGATTGTCACAGCAGCAAGCACTGGTGCAGCAGGCATCCCACAAGCCGGAATGGTATCCATGGTGATTGTGTTGGCATCAGCTGGACTGCCTACTGAAGACATATCACTTCTCATGATTGTTGATTGGATTCT GGATCGTCTAAGGACTGCCACCAACGTGCTGGGGGACTGCATCGGTGTTGGTGTAGTGCAGCATCTGTCCAGTAATGAGCTACAGCAGTCCAGCCGCACATAA